From a single Desulforegula conservatrix Mb1Pa genomic region:
- the gmk gene encoding guanylate kinase — protein MTSKNKGVLFVISAPSGAGKSTLIKVLMQNVPDLIFSVSHTTRAPRAGESHGRDYFFVDKHEFEDMIETGRLAEWAKVHDNYYGTSRAFIEENLSSGAGIILDIDVQGKELIEKVFPECVTIFIMPPSIDVLRQRLSARGTETPESIAKRMGNAEIEISKTDSYKHIVINDDLDVASEEIINIVSGYMIRSSLA, from the coding sequence ATGACGTCTAAAAACAAAGGAGTGCTTTTTGTCATATCTGCTCCGTCAGGAGCGGGTAAATCAACTCTGATAAAAGTGCTTATGCAGAATGTCCCTGACCTTATTTTTTCAGTTTCTCATACCACAAGGGCTCCAAGAGCAGGTGAATCCCACGGCAGGGATTATTTTTTTGTGGATAAACACGAATTCGAGGATATGATTGAAACCGGCAGACTTGCCGAATGGGCCAAGGTTCATGACAATTATTACGGTACATCAAGGGCGTTTATTGAAGAGAATTTATCCTCAGGTGCCGGAATAATTCTTGACATTGATGTCCAGGGCAAGGAGCTTATCGAAAAAGTCTTTCCTGAATGCGTAACCATATTTATAATGCCTCCTTCCATTGATGTTCTGAGGCAGAGGTTATCCGCACGGGGGACAGAAACGCCAGAGAGCATTGCAAAGAGAATGGGGAATGCTGAAATAGAGATCTCAAAAACGGATTCCTATAAGCATATTGTAATTAATGACGACCTTGATGTCGCCTCTGAAGAGATCATAAATATTGTGTCCGGTTATATGATCAGGAGTTCACTTGCATAA
- a CDS encoding lysophospholipid acyltransferase family protein, with protein METKPGCFENIQFFILRTIINLMSLIPPESYGFLSGIIGRLWLRIDKRHAKIALENMWSAYGMSLPEKDILDLRERHFIQFARLLFDIPRIFRLKKSNLDDFVLFEGTYNLQKAFESNKGVMLITAHMGNWELMAVSVPIRFGKSLNVIARPLDYEPMGRIANELREISGNRVLNKYDAGGIMRRLLAGRESVGILLDQKASGSQAVDVPFLGRPALTNKVAALLALRYDACVVPAFNYRMPDGRYRVIFDKPVKLTKSGDTSADIIDNTRRFNQIIEKHVRAAPENWFWTHRRWRH; from the coding sequence ATGGAAACAAAACCCGGCTGTTTTGAAAATATCCAGTTTTTTATTCTGAGAACAATTATAAATTTGATGTCCCTTATTCCTCCTGAGTCATATGGCTTTTTGTCGGGGATTATCGGCAGGCTCTGGCTTAGAATTGACAAGAGGCATGCAAAAATAGCCCTTGAAAATATGTGGAGCGCTTATGGGATGAGTCTTCCCGAAAAAGACATCCTTGATCTAAGAGAGCGGCATTTTATTCAGTTTGCAAGACTGTTATTTGATATACCCAGAATATTCAGACTCAAAAAAAGCAATCTGGATGATTTTGTTTTATTTGAAGGCACATATAATCTGCAAAAGGCATTTGAAAGCAACAAAGGCGTAATGCTTATTACGGCTCACATGGGAAATTGGGAACTGATGGCTGTTTCTGTGCCGATTAGGTTCGGAAAGTCTCTGAATGTTATTGCAAGGCCCCTTGATTACGAGCCGATGGGGCGTATTGCAAATGAGCTGAGGGAAATAAGTGGAAACAGGGTTCTTAACAAGTACGATGCAGGGGGGATAATGCGCAGGCTTCTTGCAGGCAGGGAGAGTGTGGGTATACTCCTTGACCAGAAAGCCTCGGGGAGTCAGGCCGTCGATGTCCCTTTTCTCGGAAGACCGGCCCTTACCAACAAAGTAGCTGCCCTCCTGGCCCTTAGATATGACGCATGTGTGGTGCCTGCATTTAATTACAGAATGCCTGACGGCAGGTACAGGGTCATTTTTGACAAGCCAGTCAAACTGACAAAGTCGGGGGATACTTCGGCTGACATTATTGACAATACAAGACGATTTAACCAGATAATTGAAAAGCATGTCAGGGCAGCTCCGGAGAACTGGTTCTGGACCCACAGACGGTGGCGGCACTGA
- a CDS encoding class I SAM-dependent methyltransferase — MAIFKDKKTLKYTIRISLFLIAVICEKVFVGSYFLACLAILGFNIAIFINIKNQPVYFENHFKQIESLLSLFFTIKPDYPMPTTRGFAASPDLLKKISEVVLNRKPGLVVEASSGVSTLMIAYCLRRIGSGKVIALEHDGKYAEISRELLKTHGLDDIATVIHAPLSNVKIDGKDWLWYDTALIDTGDIPIDLLIVDGPPNNVQEYARFPALPVLYDRLSNDCLIILDDVKRKDEQQAVEMWKNKFRFTSLEYLNFEKGAAIIHIEK, encoded by the coding sequence TTGGCCATCTTCAAGGATAAAAAAACACTAAAATACACAATAAGAATCTCTCTTTTTTTAATAGCTGTAATATGCGAAAAGGTTTTTGTGGGCAGTTATTTTCTTGCATGCCTCGCCATTCTGGGATTCAATATTGCCATATTCATTAATATTAAAAACCAGCCCGTGTATTTTGAAAATCATTTCAAGCAGATTGAGTCACTTCTTTCCCTGTTTTTTACAATAAAACCTGACTATCCAATGCCAACCACAAGAGGGTTTGCTGCTTCTCCTGATCTTTTAAAAAAGATATCGGAAGTCGTTCTTAACAGAAAACCCGGGCTTGTTGTTGAGGCATCCAGCGGTGTTTCAACTTTAATGATAGCATATTGCCTCAGACGCATCGGAAGCGGGAAAGTGATAGCACTTGAGCATGACGGCAAGTACGCCGAAATCTCTCGGGAGCTTCTAAAAACCCATGGCCTGGATGATATTGCGACCGTGATCCACGCGCCGCTTTCAAACGTTAAAATAGATGGCAAGGACTGGCTGTGGTATGACACAGCCTTGATCGATACAGGGGATATCCCCATAGATCTTCTGATTGTGGACGGGCCGCCCAACAATGTTCAGGAATATGCCAGGTTTCCCGCTCTTCCTGTCCTGTATGACAGGCTTTCGAATGACTGTCTCATAATATTGGACGATGTGAAACGAAAGGATGAGCAGCAGGCTGTGGAAATGTGGAAAAACAAGTTCAGATTCACCAGCCTTGAATACCTGAATTTTGAAAAGGGCGCGGCAATTATCCATATAGAGAAATGA
- a CDS encoding glycosyltransferase family protein has protein sequence MKKKIYYFDNFKNIKVNSNGYWLRAFEEYGDVRIFDINRMKNRLTGFFEKARVKKDMLSFAPDCIHFGGSAKTPRKMPPDFVKWARETFPEARITFFYGDGYNIEEYYNSIENYVDAFFMTNMSFVKDSRYNFLVCPVPAELEREWNPVKENNLVFIGNNYNRDRFSAVSFLREKFGMKVYGNDWPPEFGAYHVYYDKDYADVCSNSWIVMADPAGPLCRNSDGDKCVAVERTGTYSKGVCRDKNCNRYSEMAAYLSNRTANTMLACAVHLVPYVKEIENHFENWKDIVWYKSDQERDEIIEHLLSNPEKCREIAVGAALKARNFTFEKAAARVIGI, from the coding sequence TTGAAAAAAAAAATCTACTATTTTGACAATTTCAAGAATATAAAAGTTAATTCCAATGGGTATTGGCTCCGTGCATTCGAAGAATACGGTGACGTCCGCATATTTGATATAAACAGGATGAAAAACAGGCTGACCGGTTTTTTTGAAAAAGCCAGGGTCAAAAAGGATATGCTGTCGTTTGCTCCTGATTGCATTCATTTTGGAGGTAGCGCCAAAACACCTCGCAAGATGCCCCCTGATTTTGTTAAATGGGCAAGGGAAACATTCCCTGAAGCGAGAATCACTTTTTTTTACGGCGACGGATATAATATCGAAGAATATTACAACAGCATAGAAAACTACGTGGATGCTTTCTTCATGACCAATATGAGCTTTGTAAAGGATTCCCGGTATAATTTTCTTGTCTGTCCTGTTCCGGCCGAGCTTGAAAGGGAATGGAATCCTGTAAAGGAAAACAATCTGGTTTTCATAGGAAATAATTACAACAGGGACAGATTCTCAGCTGTAAGTTTCTTAAGAGAAAAATTTGGGATGAAGGTCTATGGAAATGACTGGCCGCCTGAGTTCGGCGCTTATCATGTCTATTACGATAAAGACTATGCAGATGTCTGCTCCAATAGCTGGATTGTAATGGCAGACCCTGCAGGCCCTCTTTGCAGAAATTCAGACGGCGACAAATGTGTAGCAGTTGAAAGGACAGGGACCTACAGTAAGGGTGTGTGCAGAGATAAAAACTGTAACAGATATTCAGAGATGGCTGCTTATCTTTCAAACAGAACGGCAAATACCATGCTCGCCTGTGCTGTTCATCTGGTTCCATATGTCAAAGAAATAGAGAACCATTTTGAAAACTGGAAGGATATTGTCTGGTACAAGAGTGATCAGGAGAGAGATGAAATAATTGAGCACCTTCTTTCAAACCCGGAAAAATGCAGGGAAATAGCTGTTGGCGCCGCGCTTAAGGCAAGAAACTTTACATTTGAGAAGGCTGCGGCAAGGGTAATAGGAATTTGA
- a CDS encoding Trm112 family protein encodes MAIKKELLEILACPKCKGDVILNEKGDGLICNACRLVYEIRNDIPIMLIDEAKPLKD; translated from the coding sequence ATGGCCATAAAAAAGGAACTTCTTGAAATACTTGCCTGTCCTAAATGCAAGGGTGATGTAATTCTTAATGAAAAAGGCGACGGCCTAATATGCAATGCATGCAGACTTGTTTACGAGATCAGGAATGATATTCCTATTATGCTGATTGACGAGGCAAAACCCTTAAAAGACTGA
- a CDS encoding YicC/YloC family endoribonuclease, which yields MIRSMTGFAQAEKMAEGASASVVIRTYNSKSLDLSVKIYGGPSELEEKIRAYVSSRISRGRVELKVNINETSEDVKNYEVDILRAKAYYKAMTGIRDELGIKQEVSLENVISGGGIIRFQETYLPVERYWVPLEDALASAIKELMEMRKREGENLQVDLKARIDFIDVSIDKIEKISAELPQIYREKLVERIKNLTKGIIELDADRIIQEAAFMADKTDISEEIVRARSHVALFLETMYGAEPAGRKMNFLVQEFGREFNTIGSKTSSTDVSHLVVEVKSELEKLREQIQNVE from the coding sequence ATGATTAGAAGTATGACCGGATTTGCCCAGGCCGAAAAAATGGCGGAAGGCGCATCGGCCTCAGTTGTTATCAGGACTTACAACAGCAAGAGTCTTGATCTGTCGGTTAAGATATACGGAGGCCCGTCCGAGCTTGAGGAAAAAATCAGGGCATATGTGTCTTCGAGAATTTCCCGTGGCAGGGTGGAGCTGAAAGTTAACATAAACGAGACTTCGGAAGACGTAAAAAATTATGAAGTCGATATATTAAGGGCTAAAGCATATTACAAGGCCATGACAGGCATAAGAGACGAACTTGGAATAAAGCAGGAAGTCAGCCTTGAGAACGTAATCTCGGGCGGTGGCATCATACGTTTTCAGGAAACATATCTCCCTGTTGAAAGATACTGGGTTCCGCTTGAGGACGCCCTTGCTTCAGCAATAAAAGAGCTCATGGAAATGAGAAAGAGGGAAGGTGAGAATCTTCAGGTAGATTTAAAGGCAAGAATTGATTTCATTGATGTTTCGATTGACAAAATTGAGAAGATTTCAGCCGAGCTTCCTCAAATATACAGAGAAAAGCTTGTCGAGAGAATAAAAAACCTGACCAAGGGGATCATAGAACTCGATGCTGACCGGATCATTCAGGAAGCAGCATTTATGGCTGACAAGACTGATATTTCAGAGGAAATAGTAAGGGCGAGGAGCCATGTGGCTCTTTTCCTTGAAACCATGTACGGAGCCGAGCCAGCAGGCAGGAAAATGAATTTTCTTGTCCAGGAATTCGGACGGGAATTCAACACCATAGGCTCAAAGACATCGAGCACAGATGTTTCCCATCTCGTTGTCGAAGTTAAGTCTGAGCTTGAAAAACTCCGCGAGCAGATTCAGAATGTAGAATGA
- a CDS encoding ComF family protein: MEPGNSGPEYALGKKTYHARSIDYVLCPKCSADLKHPSSPMCSICGRTLKSGVSDRRCGNCITDPPYYDSVRSAFFYEGAARRIVHSMKYRGITRLASFMGEATAIKFEANDSSCPSIILPVPLHDEKLRQRGYNQAALIAESICLASNGPAHGPLEFYLDILERTVNTRTQAGLHKKERIANVKNAFRVKVPEKIVGRHVILVDDVFTTGATVSACAKALKRAGASRVSVYTFARVKDS; the protein is encoded by the coding sequence TTGGAACCAGGGAATTCAGGGCCTGAATATGCCCTGGGGAAAAAGACTTATCATGCCCGGAGCATTGATTATGTCCTATGCCCAAAATGCTCCGCCGACCTCAAACATCCATCAAGCCCGATGTGCTCAATCTGCGGCAGAACACTTAAATCAGGGGTGTCTGACAGAAGATGCGGAAATTGCATAACAGATCCGCCTTATTATGATTCAGTGAGATCCGCTTTTTTTTATGAGGGGGCAGCCCGCAGAATTGTTCATTCAATGAAATACAGAGGCATAACAAGGCTTGCTTCTTTCATGGGGGAAGCCACTGCTATAAAATTTGAGGCGAATGATTCTTCCTGCCCATCAATTATTCTTCCTGTTCCACTCCATGATGAGAAATTGAGGCAAAGAGGATATAATCAGGCCGCACTCATCGCTGAATCGATCTGTCTTGCATCTAATGGACCAGCTCATGGACCATTGGAATTTTACTTAGATATTCTTGAAAGAACAGTTAATACAAGAACCCAGGCTGGTCTTCACAAAAAAGAGCGGATCGCCAATGTAAAAAATGCCTTCAGGGTGAAAGTACCTGAAAAGATCGTCGGCCGCCATGTCATTCTCGTGGATGATGTTTTTACAACAGGGGCAACAGTTTCTGCGTGCGCAAAGGCACTGAAACGGGCCGGAGCGTCCAGGGTATCAGTATATACGTTTGCCAGGGTAAAGGATTCATGA
- the icd gene encoding isocitrate dehydrogenase (NADP(+)), with protein MAEKITISKDGSINVPDNPIIPFIEGDGTGPDIWRATQLVIDAAVEKSYGGKKKISWLELPIGEKGFEKTGQYLSDESLKMIEDHVVAIKGPLTTPVGKGIRSLNVTIRQKLDLYACIRPVKYIDPVPSPVKNPEKVNMVIFRENTEDVYAGIEFEAGSEKALKLTEFLKKELGVGAELPENAGIGIKPMSAVNSKRLVASAIRHALDNGFKTVTLMHKGNIMKFTEGAFSKWGYEVAKELFPGKVIAEGELWDKYNGKQPDGVVVINDRIADMIFQQVLLRPEDFGVIACPNLNGDYLSDALAAQVGGLGIAPGANIGDKAAVFEATHGTAPKYAGLDKVNPGSLILSGVMMLDYMGWKEAAKMVREALQKAIRAGRVTYDLERQMEGAVTVKCSEFGHEIVKHMA; from the coding sequence ATGGCTGAGAAAATTACAATAAGCAAGGATGGCTCAATAAATGTTCCGGATAACCCTATTATTCCTTTTATAGAAGGCGACGGAACCGGTCCTGATATCTGGCGCGCCACCCAGCTCGTAATAGACGCAGCCGTTGAAAAATCATATGGTGGGAAGAAAAAAATAAGTTGGCTTGAGCTTCCGATAGGAGAAAAGGGATTTGAGAAAACCGGCCAGTATCTTTCTGATGAGTCCCTTAAAATGATTGAAGATCATGTTGTTGCAATCAAAGGGCCTCTGACTACTCCGGTTGGTAAAGGTATCAGAAGTCTGAACGTAACCATTAGACAGAAACTTGATCTTTATGCTTGTATTCGTCCTGTAAAATATATTGACCCTGTTCCAAGTCCGGTTAAAAATCCTGAAAAAGTTAATATGGTAATTTTCCGTGAAAACACCGAAGATGTTTATGCAGGTATAGAGTTTGAGGCTGGCTCAGAAAAAGCGCTTAAATTAACCGAGTTTTTGAAAAAAGAATTGGGAGTAGGTGCAGAGCTTCCTGAAAACGCAGGAATTGGCATCAAACCCATGAGCGCCGTAAATTCCAAAAGACTCGTTGCCAGCGCAATTCGTCATGCTCTTGATAATGGTTTCAAAACCGTTACCCTGATGCATAAAGGCAATATCATGAAGTTTACTGAAGGCGCTTTCAGTAAATGGGGATATGAAGTTGCAAAAGAACTTTTTCCTGGAAAGGTTATTGCTGAGGGCGAACTTTGGGATAAATATAACGGAAAGCAGCCTGACGGAGTTGTCGTAATAAATGATAGAATAGCCGACATGATTTTTCAGCAGGTTCTTTTAAGACCAGAGGATTTCGGCGTAATTGCCTGTCCAAATCTGAACGGAGATTATCTTTCAGATGCTCTCGCTGCCCAGGTAGGCGGACTTGGTATTGCCCCAGGAGCAAATATTGGTGATAAGGCTGCTGTTTTTGAAGCCACCCACGGGACAGCGCCCAAGTATGCAGGGCTTGACAAGGTCAATCCTGGCTCGCTCATTCTTTCAGGAGTAATGATGCTTGACTATATGGGCTGGAAAGAAGCTGCAAAAATGGTTCGTGAGGCTCTTCAGAAGGCAATCAGGGCCGGAAGGGTGACCTACGATCTGGAGCGTCAGATGGAAGGCGCAGTTACTGTGAAATGCTCGGAATTTGGTCATGAGATTGTGAAGCATATGGCATAA
- a CDS encoding DUF370 domain-containing protein: MAGKSDQKLLNIGFGSSVVAERVVAIMSPNSAPMKRLKDDAKEEKRLVDATHGRKTRSILVMDSNHIILSAIQAETVSGRFMALKDQPQENGNDV; this comes from the coding sequence ATGGCCGGAAAGTCTGACCAGAAACTTCTTAATATAGGATTTGGAAGCAGCGTAGTGGCCGAAAGGGTGGTTGCAATAATGTCTCCCAACTCTGCGCCCATGAAAAGACTCAAGGATGATGCCAAGGAAGAAAAAAGGCTTGTGGACGCTACCCACGGAAGAAAGACCAGGTCAATCCTTGTAATGGACAGCAACCATATAATTTTATCGGCAATACAGGCGGAAACCGTATCAGGAAGGTTCATGGCCTTAAAAGACCAGCCCCAGGAGAATGGAAATGACGTCTAA
- a CDS encoding glycosyltransferase has product MLFSEIIKKKQPGKPDKKNVLWWGRHDSGYSRNRMVWSLFESLGWTNYEFKPISSDFGYLESFLRNIPKPDLVWVANFRQRDVIHASMKARQWNVPLIFDPLISAYEKDVFEKKKWPEWHRKSLESRNKEKQLFSRANIVVGDTEAHADFFRQYLGVDPRKLKILYVGAEEAVFNPCLYGNDLCERPSFDAMEILFYGSFLELHGVDVIVEAAKMTSDLNIRWVLLGNGPCRDGLERTAANAPSVFFEKPVSYKDLPSRIARADILLGVFGGTKKSGMVIPNKFFQSMSMAKPIITQKAVSYPNGLLQSDVIGWVEPGSAASLAAKIREWMRAPSMLKERGRNTKSLYEIFFSRAILQKQLSDIVSSAILSKRKGF; this is encoded by the coding sequence ATGCTTTTTTCAGAAATAATTAAAAAAAAACAGCCTGGTAAGCCGGATAAGAAGAATGTTCTCTGGTGGGGCAGACATGATTCGGGATACTCCAGAAACCGGATGGTGTGGTCTCTTTTTGAATCACTTGGCTGGACCAATTATGAATTCAAGCCCATATCAAGCGACTTCGGATATCTGGAGTCTTTTTTAAGAAATATACCTAAGCCTGATCTTGTCTGGGTTGCTAACTTCAGGCAAAGAGATGTGATCCACGCCAGCATGAAAGCAAGACAGTGGAATGTTCCTTTGATTTTTGATCCTCTTATTTCAGCCTATGAAAAGGATGTATTCGAGAAAAAAAAATGGCCTGAGTGGCATAGAAAGTCGCTTGAATCAAGAAATAAAGAGAAACAGTTGTTTTCCCGCGCAAATATTGTGGTGGGTGATACCGAGGCCCATGCGGATTTTTTCCGCCAGTATCTCGGTGTTGATCCAAGGAAACTTAAGATTCTTTATGTGGGTGCAGAAGAGGCTGTTTTCAATCCTTGCCTGTATGGAAATGATTTATGCGAAAGGCCTTCCTTTGATGCCATGGAAATCTTGTTTTACGGCAGTTTTTTGGAACTTCACGGAGTGGATGTCATTGTGGAGGCTGCAAAGATGACATCAGATCTTAACATAAGATGGGTACTTCTTGGAAATGGGCCATGCAGGGATGGTCTCGAAAGGACAGCAGCAAACGCGCCCTCTGTTTTTTTTGAAAAACCGGTTTCATATAAAGATCTGCCATCAAGAATTGCACGGGCCGATATCCTTCTTGGCGTATTCGGAGGCACAAAAAAATCAGGCATGGTTATTCCCAACAAGTTTTTTCAGTCCATGTCCATGGCCAAGCCGATCATTACCCAAAAAGCTGTCTCATATCCTAATGGGCTTTTACAATCTGATGTCATAGGCTGGGTGGAGCCTGGCTCTGCTGCTTCACTTGCTGCTAAAATCAGGGAATGGATGAGAGCGCCGTCTATGCTTAAGGAAAGAGGCAGAAACACAAAAAGCCTTTATGAAATATTTTTCTCACGGGCAATACTTCAAAAACAGCTGTCTGATATTGTATCTTCAGCCATTTTGAGCAAGAGAAAGGGCTTTTGA
- a CDS encoding DUF4416 family protein, whose product MSVPKPPEKAKLVMGAYMQDRTLFGELLEKLGTLFGGYDMISAWLPFGDTDYYEEEMGHPLWRRLVSFEKLIEQLDLSEIKKATNNLEKEYLISGNRRINIDPGYMLSERFVLATGKNFSHRIHVGEGIYADLTLIYRGKGFQSLPWTYPDYVKEEMTGYLERIRAKYRFDLEKFKMEKRPDKI is encoded by the coding sequence ATGAGCGTTCCAAAACCACCTGAAAAGGCAAAGCTTGTGATGGGAGCCTATATGCAGGACAGAACTCTTTTCGGAGAGCTTCTGGAAAAGCTTGGGACTCTTTTCGGTGGTTATGACATGATTTCTGCTTGGCTTCCGTTCGGAGACACAGATTATTATGAGGAAGAAATGGGACATCCCTTGTGGAGAAGGCTTGTTTCATTTGAAAAATTGATTGAGCAGCTTGATCTGTCTGAAATCAAGAAAGCCACGAATAATCTTGAAAAAGAATACCTGATTTCAGGAAACAGGCGAATCAATATAGATCCCGGCTACATGCTTTCAGAGCGTTTTGTTCTCGCTACCGGCAAAAATTTCTCCCACAGGATTCATGTGGGAGAAGGGATTTATGCTGACCTGACCCTCATCTACAGAGGAAAGGGCTTTCAGTCTCTGCCGTGGACTTATCCTGATTATGTAAAAGAGGAGATGACAGGATATCTTGAAAGAATAAGGGCAAAATACAGGTTTGATCTTGAGAAATTCAAGATGGAAAAGAGGCCTGATAAAATATGA
- the rlmB gene encoding 23S rRNA (guanosine(2251)-2'-O)-methyltransferase RlmB: MHNRKKKPVSDSRNEEILYGFNSVFEAVRAKRRKIFEVSVSKDKADEKFAQFISGLGLTGIRTTKISSDQMAFLTKSEMNQGIAARVSPYKSYEFEDLEGFKSGDKAPLYLILDSIEDPHNFGALCRTALAAGVDAVIVPKDRASGPTPTVSRVSAGALEHLRIVVVTNLVNAIKALKDSGVWVSGLDGSGDKTVFAADFRGPTGIVVGGEDSGLRDLVRKNCDFLVSIPQVGPVNSLNASVAGAIAVYEAVRQRLGA, encoded by the coding sequence TTGCATAACAGAAAAAAAAAGCCTGTTTCAGACTCAAGAAATGAAGAAATTCTATATGGATTCAATTCTGTATTTGAGGCTGTCAGGGCAAAGCGCCGTAAAATATTCGAGGTTTCAGTATCCAAAGACAAGGCCGATGAAAAATTTGCTCAGTTTATTTCCGGTCTTGGGTTGACTGGTATAAGGACTACAAAAATCTCATCAGATCAGATGGCCTTTTTGACAAAGAGTGAGATGAATCAGGGGATCGCTGCCAGGGTAAGTCCTTACAAATCCTATGAATTTGAAGATCTTGAGGGTTTTAAGTCTGGTGATAAGGCTCCTTTGTATTTGATATTGGACAGCATCGAAGATCCCCATAATTTCGGTGCTCTTTGCAGAACAGCCCTTGCAGCAGGAGTTGATGCAGTGATCGTTCCAAAGGACAGAGCCTCTGGTCCTACACCCACGGTTTCAAGGGTATCAGCCGGAGCTTTGGAGCATCTCAGGATTGTGGTGGTCACAAATCTTGTGAATGCCATCAAGGCACTCAAGGATTCTGGCGTTTGGGTTTCAGGTCTTGACGGAAGCGGAGATAAAACTGTTTTTGCTGCGGATTTCAGAGGGCCGACAGGAATCGTTGTCGGAGGAGAAGATTCAGGGCTCAGGGATCTTGTGAGAAAAAATTGTGATTTTCTTGTCTCTATTCCCCAGGTAGGTCCTGTTAATTCACTGAATGCGTCCGTGGCCGGAGCAATCGCTGTTTACGAGGCTGTCAGGCAGAGGCTTGGTGCGTGA
- a CDS encoding O-antigen ligase family protein translates to MIKALGKEYTKDQVNDLVKKYFVWILVAIYPTSVLFIKHSFTLAMLVMMICGSVILFRDRKEGKLSDHACEILFLKVGLTALAVSTLSLVAGGRLLEISTSELEYFDKQLRFLFFVPFLILMKRTGVPEKIIWWGAVAAALSSGIYAIALKMISPEVFRVSGGGNPISFGCFSIISAFVSLNGLIYFKKKRNSLVLLPVAAFFLGLTGSVLSGSRGAWLAIPVLSVITLINCKKFIKPVHTLIALISGLVAVFIISRSVDGSIIQNRLSETGSAVKKYFYGLDDLNTSADGGFISIGGRLEMYRVALDMIEHHPLLGVGPGRYHGKILEYIETGKADKAIGIYQYPHNDYLTVATCSGIPGLVIFVMTAYLLPLYILYIYSGKDPSKPLFWVGVIFIAGYMVFSVSNSTLFKNIRLHYYYLLLAAISVALRSGRSERGGEGN, encoded by the coding sequence ATGATTAAGGCTCTTGGAAAAGAATACACTAAAGACCAGGTCAATGATCTGGTAAAGAAATATTTCGTATGGATTCTGGTTGCAATTTATCCGACAAGCGTCCTTTTTATAAAGCATTCTTTTACTTTGGCAATGCTTGTAATGATGATCTGCGGAAGTGTCATTCTTTTCAGGGACAGGAAGGAAGGAAAACTGTCTGACCACGCATGCGAGATTCTTTTTTTAAAGGTGGGCTTAACAGCGCTGGCAGTTTCAACATTGTCGCTTGTTGCTGGTGGAAGGCTCCTCGAAATTTCGACATCCGAGCTTGAATACTTTGACAAGCAGCTTCGTTTTCTTTTTTTCGTTCCTTTTCTGATTTTAATGAAGAGAACAGGGGTTCCTGAAAAGATCATCTGGTGGGGCGCTGTTGCTGCAGCACTTAGTTCCGGAATATACGCAATAGCCTTAAAGATGATCAGTCCTGAGGTATTCAGGGTCAGCGGCGGAGGTAATCCCATCAGTTTCGGTTGCTTTTCGATCATCTCGGCCTTTGTTTCGTTAAACGGCCTTATTTATTTTAAAAAAAAACGAAACAGTCTGGTTCTTTTGCCTGTAGCAGCTTTTTTTCTGGGTCTGACAGGATCTGTTCTTTCAGGATCAAGAGGCGCGTGGCTTGCGATTCCGGTGCTTTCCGTGATCACTCTGATTAATTGCAAGAAATTTATAAAGCCCGTCCATACTCTTATTGCTCTTATCTCAGGGCTTGTTGCCGTATTCATCATTAGCAGATCTGTGGATGGTTCGATTATTCAAAACAGGCTATCAGAAACCGGTAGTGCAGTTAAAAAATATTTTTATGGATTGGATGACCTTAATACAAGTGCAGACGGCGGGTTCATAAGTATTGGCGGAAGGCTGGAAATGTACAGGGTCGCCCTGGATATGATTGAACACCATCCACTTCTGGGCGTAGGCCCTGGACGATACCACGGTAAAATTCTGGAATACATCGAAACCGGCAAGGCAGACAAGGCAATAGGCATTTATCAGTATCCTCACAATGACTACCTGACGGTCGCAACATGCAGCGGGATTCCGGGCCTTGTTATTTTTGTGATGACAGCTTATTTATTGCCCTTGTATATTCTTTACATTTATTCAGGTAAAGATCCTTCCAAACCTCTTTTCTGGGTTGGAGTAATTTTCATAGCAGGTTACATGGTTTTCTCGGTATCAAACTCAACCTTGTTCAAGAATATCAGGCTTCATTATTATTATCTTCTTCTCGCGGCTATTTCTGTGGCTCTGCGTTCAGGGAGATCCGAAAGAGGCGGGGAAGGAAATTGA